The proteins below come from a single Zea mays cultivar B73 chromosome 8, Zm-B73-REFERENCE-NAM-5.0, whole genome shotgun sequence genomic window:
- the LOC103635817 gene encoding phosphoglycerate kinase, chloroplastic — translation MASAAAPPTSLSLAARAASRAAAAPLRRGGLAAARQPARSLAFAAGDARLAVHVASRCRQASSARGTRAMATMAKKSVGDLTEADLKGKRVFVRADLNVPLDENQNITDDTRIRAAIPTIQYLLGKGAKVILSSHLGRPKGFTPKFSLAPLVARLSELLGIQVQKADDVIGPEVEKLVAALPNGGVLLLENVRFYKEEEKNDPEFAQKLASVADLYVNDAFGTAHRAHASTEGVTKFLKPSVAGFLLQKELDYLVGAVSSPTRPFAAIVGGSKVSSKIGVIESLLEKCDILLLGGGMIFTFYKAQGLSVGASLVEEDKLDLATSLLAKAKEKGVSLMLPTDVVIADKFAPDANSQIVPASAIPDGWMGLDIGPDSIAAFNAALETTQTVIWNGPMGVFEYDKFAIGTEAVAKKLAELSRKGVTTIIGGGDSVAAVEKVGVADVMSHISTGGGASLELLEGKELPGVTALDEAATVTV, via the exons ATGGCGTccgcggccgccccgccaacctccctctccctcgcggCCCGTGCGGCAAGCAGGGCGGCCGCCGCCCCGCTCCGCAGGGGAGGCCTCGCCGCGGCGCGCCAGCCGGCGCGGTCGCTGGCGTTCGCGGCGGGCGACGCGCGGCTCGCGGTCCACGTCGCGTCGCGGTGCCGGCAGGCGTCCTCCGCGCGCGGCACGCGGGCCATGGCCACCATGGCGAAGAAGAGCGTCGGGGACCTCACGGAGGCCGACCTCAAGGGGAAGCGCGTCTTCGTGCGTGCCGACCTCAACGTGCCGCTCGACGAGAACCAGAACATCACCGACGACACCCGCATCCGGGCCGCCATCCCCACCATCCAGTACCTCCTCGGCAAGGGCGCCAAAGTCATCCTCTCAAGCCACTTG GGTCGCCCTAAGGGTTTTACACCCAAGTTTAGCTTAGCCCCCCTTGTTGCACGGTTGTCTGAGCTTCTTGGCATTCAG GTGCAAAAAGCCGACGATGTTATTGGCCCTGAAGTTGAGAAGCTGGTGGCCGCCTTGCCCAATGGTGGGGTTTTGCTCCTTGAGAACGTAAGATTCTACAAGGAAGAGGAGAAGAATGACCCAGAGTTTGCGCAGAAGCTTGCCTCCGTAGCAGATCTTTACGTTAATGACGCGTTTGGAACAGCCCACAGGGCACATGCATCGACTGAGGGAGTTACAAAGTTCTTGAAGCCTTCTGTTGCAGGGTTCCTTTTGCAGAAG GAGCTTGACTACCTTGTCGGAGCTGTTTCAAGCCCTACACGCCCATTTGCTGCCATCGTGGGTGGTTCAAAGGTGTCATCCAAGATCGGGGTTATTGAATCCTTGTTGGAGAAGTGTGATATCCTTCTCTTGGGTGGTGGTATGATCTTCACATTTTACAAGGCACAAGGTCTTTCTGTCGGTGCTTCGTTGGTTGAGGAAGACAAACTCGATCTTGCAACATCTCTACTTGCAAAGGCTAAGGAAAAGGGTGTCTCCCTTATGTTGCCAACCGATGTTGTCATCGCTGATAAGTTTGCTCCTGATGCTAACAGCCAG ATTGTTCCAGCATCTGCAATTCCTGATGGTTGGATGGGGCTGGATATTGGCCCAGATTCCATTGCTGCATTCAACGCAGCCCTGGAAACAACCCAGACTGTCATCTGGAACGGGCCCATGGGTGTTTTTGAATATGACAAGTTCGCTATAGGAACTGAG GCTGTGGCAAAGAAGTTGGCAGAACTTAGCCGCAAGGGTGTGACAACTATCATCGGAGGTGGAGACTCTGTCGCCGCCGTTGAGAAGGTCGGAGTTGCTGACGTTATGAGCCACATTTCCACCGGAGGTGGTGCCAGCTTGGAATTGTTGGAAGGAAAGGAGCTTCCAGGAGTTACTGCATTGGATGAAGCAGCCACTGTGACTGTATGA
- the LOC100285605 gene encoding metacaspase type II: MGQKRALLVGINYLGTDGELKGCLNDVARMRRCLVGRFGFDEADIRVLADADPSTPPPTGANIRLELERLVAGARPGDALFFHYSGHGLQLPAETGEDDDTGYDECIVPCDLNLIKDQDFTDLVAKVPDGCRFTMVSDSCHSGGLIDKTKEQIGNSTKQNRTQQRREREMKPPPPAPGSALRVSLARIVRGVLESLGCIHCSRCRVQQQGNSNSSSISNRSLPLSTFIQMLRDKTGRHDVGVGSIRTTLFHHFGDEASPKVKRFMKAMLLGKLRHDGKEAEEQSRVPREAEVEETLAQDAHSVEEVYAGPAAAAAAARVPPRNGVLISGCQTDETSADATTADGMSYGALSNVIQTILAGDGKKRGVALAVTNRELVVRARELLSRQGYTQQPGLYCSDEHATLPFIC, from the exons ATGGGGCAGAAGCGCGCCTTGCTGGTGGGCATCAACTACCTGGGCACGGACGGGGAGCTGAAGGGATGCCTCAACGACGTGGCCCGCATGCGCCGCTGCCTGGTGGGCCGCTTCGGGTTCGACGAGGCCGACATCCGTGTCCTGGCCGACGCCGACCCGTCCACGCCGCCGCCCACTGGGGCCAACATCCGGCTGGAGCTCGAGCGGCTCGTGGCGGGCGCGCGCCCCGGGGACGCGCTCTTCTTCCACTACAGCGGCCACGGCCTGCAGCTCCCCGCCGAGACTGGGGAGGACGACGACACCGGGTACGACGAGTGCATCGTGCCATGCGACCTCAACTTGATCAAAG ACCAAGATTTCACGGATCTCGTGGCCAAGGTCCCTGACGGCTGCCGCTTCACCATGGTCTCGGACTCGTGCCACAGCGGCGGCCTGATCGACAAGACCAAGGAGCAAATCGGGAACAGCACCAAGCAGAACAGAACCCAGCAGCGCCGAGAGCGCGAAATGAagcctcctcctcccgctcccggtTCCGCACTCCGCGTCTCCCTCGCGCGAATCGTCCGTGGCGTGCTGGAGTCTCTGGGGTGCATCCACTGCAGTCGTTGCCGTGTCCAGCAGCAGGGCAACAGCAATAGCAGCAGCATCAGCAACCGGTCGCTGCCGCTGTCGACGTTCATCCAGATGCTCAGGGACAAGACCGGAAGGCACGACGTCGGCGTGGGCTCCATCCGCACGACGCTGTTCCACCACTTCGGCGACGAGGCGAGCCCCAAGGTCAAGAGGTTCATGAAGGCCATGCTGTTAGGCAAGCTCCGGCACGACGGCAAGGAAGCGGAGGAGCAGTCGCGCGTTCCCAGGGAGGCAGaggtggaggagaccctggcgcagGACGCGCACAGCGTCGAGGAAGTGTACGCGGGGccggctgcggcggcggcggcggccagggTGCCGCCGCGCAACGGCGTCCTGATCAGCGGGTGCCAGACGGACGAGACCTCGGCGGACGCGACCACGGCCGACGGCATGTCCTACGGCGCGCTGAGCAACGTGATCCAGACCATCCTCGCCGGGGACGGCAAGAAGCGCGGCGTGGCGCTGGCGGTGACGAACCGAGAGctggtggtccgggcgcgggagCTGCTGTCCAGGCAGGGGTACACGCAGCAGCCCGGGCTCTACTGCAGCGACGAGCACGCCACGCTGCCCTTCATCTGCTGA